A region of Bifidobacterium adolescentis ATCC 15703 DNA encodes the following proteins:
- a CDS encoding MFS transporter translates to MKRSILALASGAFILGAAEFVMMGILPQTATAMHVSIPAAGHYISAYAIGVCVGTLILVFGRKVPPKHLIILFMAIALVGNTLSAVSFCSPMLLVARFISGLPHGAFFGTATLIAKTLADKGKEAQSVSMMVMGQTVANMLGVPAGTLLAEAMSWRLAFAILAAWALMTIVVVISWVPSIDPIKDAGIKGQFRFLTHPGPWLILLAVFFGNSGIFCWWSYVSPWLQKTGGWSATMVPMLMVLAGLGMVVGGIVGGRLTDLWKAGATAALSHGIALCGLLLVFLLPGNHATTALLTFIIGFALFFNSSPQQLLMVQAGEGGGELIAGAAVQIAFNFGNAIGSIVGGAALTATAMNYHFTGIAGAPISLLAVILLVLYTRRYEARA, encoded by the coding sequence ATGAAGAGAAGCATTCTGGCGCTGGCCTCCGGCGCCTTCATCCTCGGCGCCGCCGAATTCGTGATGATGGGCATCCTGCCCCAGACGGCCACCGCCATGCATGTCAGCATTCCCGCGGCCGGCCATTACATCTCCGCATACGCCATCGGCGTGTGTGTCGGCACACTGATCCTGGTGTTCGGCCGCAAGGTGCCGCCGAAGCATCTCATCATCCTGTTCATGGCCATCGCGTTGGTCGGCAACACGCTCAGCGCCGTCTCCTTCTGCTCGCCGATGCTGCTGGTGGCGCGTTTCATTTCCGGCCTGCCGCATGGCGCGTTCTTCGGCACGGCCACGCTGATCGCCAAAACGCTTGCCGACAAGGGCAAGGAGGCGCAATCCGTGTCCATGATGGTGATGGGCCAGACGGTGGCCAACATGCTGGGCGTGCCCGCGGGAACGTTGCTCGCCGAGGCGATGTCCTGGCGGCTGGCGTTTGCGATTCTGGCCGCCTGGGCGCTTATGACGATCGTCGTGGTGATTTCGTGGGTGCCGTCCATCGATCCGATCAAGGACGCCGGCATCAAGGGGCAGTTCCGCTTCCTCACCCATCCCGGCCCGTGGCTGATTCTGCTGGCCGTGTTCTTCGGCAATTCGGGCATCTTCTGCTGGTGGAGCTACGTGTCGCCGTGGTTGCAGAAAACCGGCGGATGGTCGGCGACGATGGTGCCGATGCTGATGGTGCTCGCCGGCCTCGGCATGGTGGTCGGCGGCATCGTGGGCGGCAGGCTGACCGACCTGTGGAAGGCGGGCGCGACCGCGGCGCTATCGCACGGCATCGCCTTGTGCGGACTGTTGCTGGTCTTCCTGTTGCCTGGTAATCATGCGACCACCGCGTTGCTGACGTTCATCATCGGTTTCGCGCTGTTCTTCAATTCATCGCCACAGCAACTGCTGATGGTGCAGGCGGGCGAAGGCGGCGGCGAGCTGATTGCCGGTGCCGCCGTACAAATCGCCTTCAATTTCGGCAATGCGATCGGTTCCATCGTCGGCGGAGCGGCACTGACCGCGACGGCGATGAATTACCATTTCACCGGCATCGCAGGCGCGCCGATCAGCCTGCTCGCCGTCATCCTGCTGGTGCTCTACACCCGTCGCTACGAAGCCCGCGCCTAG